AAGTAATTTAAAAAGACCAAAACAGCACAAAATGGCTTGTGATTACGGGGAGTGATTAAGTCTTGAAGCAGGCTGCTGATAGAAATCCTTTTCATTCCTTATCTGTGCCTCAGTCTGTTGCTGCCTCTTTGTCTGTACTGCATCCATATCTCTCTGCTATCTGTCAAAGATTGCACAGTGAGTGCATCAAAATAAGCGTCAGTCAGTGTTGCTGATGAATGATAAAGAAGAgaatattaaatgttatatggagagagagagagagagagagaaagagagagagagagagagagagagagagagagagagagagagataaaaggatatggaagaaagaaaaagaagggaaaaagaCGTTGGTGGCATTCTGAACTTGCCAAAGTTGAACTCAAAGTCCACGAGCTCTGTCCGCTGCCTGCCGGGGCAGAAACATATTAATATTTGATGTGAGGTTATGTCTCTCTCTGAACAttatggagagagagaaggagcccTGTTGGCCCTGGAGTGTGGTCTCACAGTGAATTTTGAAGTCATAAATGGATGTTTCAAAACGGCAGCGCGTGTGGTGCTTTAAAGGCTCCTGAGAGGACCATAAATCATTTGGTCATACGTGCGCCTCTCTGGATCAAAGAGCTCTCTCAGCATCTCTGTAACACATTCTCTTCATCTCAAGTATGAAGTGTAAGCAGGGGGAGAAAAGAGCTTCATCGTGACATTTCAGTTCACTGTTTGAAATAACTCTGAGGTCTATGAACAGGGAGGTCCCATCAGACAGGCTTTTAACAGAAATAtacaagaaagaaggaaagtgaTCCTGTATTCCTGAAATGTTATGAATATTCTAATGTAGTTTCAAAACATGTAAGGGAAATTGAAAAAGCAATTAGCTCTAATACTGCCCATTATGTCTAGTAGTTTATTTGAATACGAACAATGTGCCAACACTTGGTGGCATGCTGTGGCTGTCcaaggaaaaaacacaaactcatattttgttggtgtttgtgtgagtgccTCTTCAGCAGATTCCTCTCGCCTGCTGTTCTCTGGACTAACTTGCAGTTTGTTCACCGTTAGATTGACCAAACCTTGCTGAAGACTGTCCCCTTGTGGTTGAAATGATGTACTATGTCTCTACTCCAACACCAGAGCAATGGAACGAGCGTACTTCTTCATGAAAAGTCATATACAGATCAGAAAAGAAAAACGACACTGGAGAGTGATCAGCTGAATATTTGAAAGTGCCACATCTACATAATAAAGGGAAGTTATTGAGCTGGAATATGCCATGAAGTTCTTATTTGTGAATGCAAAATTTAAGAtaacttattttatattttattttattaaaaataaaggaaaaaaagaactaataattaaacaaagtaaaacaaaaacatcaaaacagtaggcaaagaaataaaataaaataataatgactaacagaaatataataataataataataataataataataataataataataataataataataataataataataatgcaatgtGTAAGTAATGTAGTACTGTAGTAGTAGTTATAATTATACCGGACCAGAATCAGAGGATATCAGGCTCGAAAAGGAGGCAGAAGAGACTGTTTGCAACATTCAATGACCACACGAGACCAGAGATTATGAACTGGTACCTTGTATTTTTAGTAGAAAAAAATCTCAAtcaagtaaataaacaaaagttcTCTATGCAGTTCAAATCACAAACAAAGTAATTCTTTTGTCACTCTTTTTCTTGGTTATAAACCTCTGAGTTATTTTAACTGCTTTCTATCTGAGACGGTGCACCCTTATAGTTCTGACTCTAACTCTCAATATTCTTATCCAACAGTATGGTAAGTAACAACATTCAACAGAATACCTTCTTAAATATTATCACTCCACAGACTGTTCCAACTTTTCAACAGTTCACTATTTCAGTAATaacaaatgaagttaaggtgttaacttaaattcgggagcaggaccacgcctaaaccacaccctcaatcacctgacaagcctacttaaacgtagcaAGACTACTCAACCGTTCGTCTGTTGCTCTTCAACCCGccctccctcaccttgctctgcttcaattgcccttttttcttaccccttacTACTCAACGCTCTTTtgtgcccttgtctaattccaggtactgcctgggatcaagatcagctccggctaggataacgctgagacgtaatccccatcctgagtctccatctGCTGGGCTATACGacgcacaataaatcattacatgttcaaacttatattctcgtgtggcgtggtccttgctagtgaaaatCACCATAAACACAATAATACACCATGTGAATAATATCACTATTCAGTCCATTCACTTAAATCAGTGACGGTAACGACTCAGTCCTTCCAAGAGTGCAAGAGTGGTGCTGGTTATGATGTTTACCCTACCACTGTGGCAGGAGAGGGGAAAGGCTCACAGTTTTTTGCTCCTCATCTCAGGGATCTTCAATCCAGGGATCTAGAGGTCTCTTCTGGGTTGGCTCGCCATCAATTTTAAACCGTCTCAGAAAACCTGACCTGCATGCATTGACATGGccagaaatgttcattaatcaTTTGCATTTCTGATCTATCAGAAATTATTAATCCCTTTAACTTctataataatatatacatacattaaTATAATGAATTCTGtacaataaacatattttaaatgaatttgTGTAAAATGAAACTAAATTTCTATTTTCTTTACCTGTTATCCACTTTAACTTAAATCAAAACACTGTTACATGACTAATAACCCATACAGCATTAACTTGAAACAATATTTGCATGTCTTCTGTTCTTGTTAAATCAGATTTACTATATCATGAAATGAAATACTTGACAAAACAAACGTATGTGGCTTCAATATCAAACTGTTCAGTTGATGTGAGAAAGTTGGATTTCATCATTTGTTAAACTGATCAAGGGAAAACACAAAGAGCAAAAACAAGAGTAAGGGTAAACAGAACACTTTCAAAGACCTTTACActaaaaagaggaacaaaacaaGGGGATCCATTATCCCCACAAATGTTTGCACTATGTATAGAATCCTTAGCTGAACATATAAGGAACAATAAGAGAGTTAAAGGTCTCActatagaagaagaagaacacactTGAAACAGTGCGCATCCAACACTGCGTAAGACGGAGTGCTTGGTGGTACCCAAATAACTAACAAACTAATAAGTCAGTGTGTTTGCTGGTTAGCTTGTTAGGAACTAATTACTAATCAACTAAATAGTCAGTTTATAAGCTAGCTAAGGTGAGGAAGTACCCccactaactaactaactaactaactaactaactaactaactaactaactaactaactaactaccTAACCACCCACCCaaccaactaactaactaaGAGCTCTGAGCTTCAACCATCGAAATGGGAGCTTGTACTGCCAGTGAGGTCCCAGATCCAGAACCCCTGTCCAGCGGAGGCCATGCTCGACGGTGGAAGCAGGGCACTGAAAGGAGGGTGTCAGCGTGATGCACAAACCCGGAACCTATGGAAAGCCATAGGAACCCGAGATCtcagtctgacacacacacacagtctcaacCCGGGAACTCCAGGTTCCACAGGGAGAAGAGCTCTCTACGACTCCTGGAGGTAGTGTTGACTGACTGTCATAGCTCACACGggtcctattattattataacctcggttaaaaaaatgtatgacatcAAAAATAACGTCATCATTCTACATGCCGGTCTATGGAGGACTTGATCAATACAAACAGACAAAGACGATAACGCATCACAGCACGGTCTGGAACGCATGACACAAAGTGCAAaagttcaattcaattcaattcaaaaaactttatttgtccccggggggcaatttaAGGCACATATGAGCAGCattgaatacaaaaatacagacacttaaattataaggattgtaaaaaagaaagaaaatagttatacaaaaaaaacacaaatttacaGGCGACAGTATACCCACGAAAGTGTCTGGATTCAGTTTCTATCTACTGAAACAATTCCTCTGCACGCTAAAAACCTATGTGACTGTCCAAATGGAAAGAGATCATTTAGGCACAAAGCACAGCTGCGTCAAATCTTTCATTATTTCAAACTCAGGACACTTGTAAAGattctatatacagtctatggtttgaaccTATAAGACATGTATCTTATGAATGAAGAATATTgacaataaagtaaataaaataatgttgacACATTGATCTCAAAGTTCATTACGAGACATTTGACAGATGTCTTACTTTCCTATTTTAATGAAGACTAACAGTTTCAGATGTCTGtttaaataaaagtagaaaCTAAACTACATCTTTGTGTGGCTGATAAGGCTGCTTGAGAGAAGTGGTCCGATGTGAACTGATGAAGAAGTGGGAAGGTACATTTAACAGGGGAAGTATTTTTAAGTTTAACATTCATGTTTAACATTCATTTAACActcagttttttattattattattataatgattttattttatctcacaTGTTACCTCAGAGTCCATCAGGCCATCAGGTTTGGTGTCTGGGTTCAGTTCTAGTCTAAACCATAAGCTGCTTGTCACAACCTTACCTCAACTGTCTGTGTAAGACTGACACTTTCCCAAAAAGGGACGATGCCTCAGAGCTGACTTTCTGGTTCTCAGGGTGCCGGCACAAAGGATGAAGCATTCATCTGGCAGAGCTTTAAATGCAGTTCTGCAAACTGGAAACTGGGAAGACACGTGGAATTCACCTATCATCAGTGTTATACTCAAGAAGGGAAAGACCCAGCAGCATGTTCATCGTATAGAACAATATTTCTTCTTATTGTAGACCAAAATATATTCTCATCAATTATGGAAAACAGATTGTGAAACATATGACCCAGCTTAATTAACTCAGATCAAACAAATTCTTAAAAGTTCAGAATCTAAGTGATAATGTGCGTTGTACTCCTCATACACTTGATCACTCAATACAAATAAAGCATCATATGTTAACATTGACTTTAGACCCTGAAAAGCCTTTGATAGGGTGTCATGGCCTTTCTTATATGAAGTATGTGAGAAAGTTGGATttcatcaaacatttgttaaacTGATCAAGGGAatacataaagaacaaaaacaagagtaAGGGTAAACAGAACGCTTTCAAGGACCTTTACActaaaaagaggaacaaaacagAGGGATGTATTATCCCCACAAATCTTTGCACTGTGTAGAACCCTTGGCTGAATGTATAAggaacaattaaaacaacaggAGAGTTAAAGGTCTCACTATAGAGGAAGAAGAACACACACTTGAAACAGTGCGCATCAAACACTGCGTAAGACAGAGTGCTTGGTGATATCCAAAAACTGACAAACTTAAGAGTCAGTGTGTTTGCTGGTTAGCTCATTAGTAACTAAGTTACTAATAAACTAAATAGTCAGTTTGTAAGCTAGCTAAGGTGAGGAAGTACCCccactaactaactaactaactaactaactaaccacCCACCCAACTAACTAAGAGCTCTGAGCTTCAACCATCGAAATGGGAGCTTGCCCTGCCGGTGAGGTCCCGGATCCAGAACCCCTGTCCAGCAGAGGCCATGCTTGACGGTGGAAGCAGGGCACCGACAGGAGGGTGTCAGCGTGATGCACAGACCCGGAACCCGAGATCTccgtctgacacacacacacagtctcaacCCGGGAACTCCAGGTTCCACAGGGAGAAGAGCTCTCCACGACTCCCGGAGGGAGTGTGGACTGACTGTCATAGCTCACACGGGTCCTATTTATAACCTCGGTTGAAAAGCTTTATGACATCAAAAATAACGTCATCATTCTACATGCAGGTCTATGGAAGGACTTcatcaaagacaaacagaaaaagacgataACGGATCACAGAGCACGGTCTAGAATGCATGACGCAAAGTGCAATAGTGCCTGGATTCAGGTTCTATCCTCTGAAACAATTCCTCTGTATGCTAAAAACCAATGTGACTGTCCAAATGGAAAGAGATCATTTAGGCACAAAGCCCAGCTGCGTCAAAGCTTTCATTATTTCAAACTCAGGACACGTGTAAAGattctatatacagtctatggttttaaccgATAAGACatgtatgaataaaataatgttgaagCATTTATCACAAAGTTCATTACGAGACATTTGACAGATGTCTTACTTTCCTATTTTAATGAAGACAAACAGTTTCAGATGTCTGtttaaataaaagtagaaaCTAAACTACATCTGTGAGTGGCTGATAAGGCTTCTTCAGAGAAGTGGTTGGATGTGAACTGATGAAGAAGTGGGAAAGTACATTTAACAGGGGAAGTATCTTTAAGTTTAACAATCATGTTTAACATTCATTTCACActcagttttttattattattattataatgactttattttatctcaCATTTTCCTCATATTCTCATAAAACACCTCAGAGTTCATCAGGCCATCAGGTTTGGTGTCAGTAAAAAGAATTGAGAGTAAACAATAATCAGAGAAATAACTAAAGCTTGGGGGCCTCAACTGTTGTAGTGTGTGTTACTTAAATATCAGTCATTCTCACAGAGGACTGGGCTGAGTTCCAGTCTAAACCATTAACTGGTTGTTATCACCTCACCTcaactttctgtttgtctgtctgacaCTTCCACTAAAAGGGAAAAAACATCAGAGTTGACTTCCTGGTTCTCAGTGTGCcaacataaaggatgaagactGGGTGTAACTCTGAATCTGAACACAGAGGTGAAGACTCATTTGAGGTGGACTTCTCTCTGATCCAGCTTCAGCTGACTTGTTTGGCGAGGAGGACCGGTTCTGCTGCTGAGGTTTGATCTTAATATTTGGTTGTTCatgatgaatacattttttttcagcagaTGATTTGATCAAGATAATTTAAAAATTAAGATTAATGATGACTTTTTAATTCAGGTGATGAGTGTCACGTCATTCCTGTCAGTGAGCATGTCAGCCAACATGTTTCTGATTGTCCTCTTTGTGCCAGGTGAGCTGTTTATTCACTcactttcatttaaagctgtttattatttatagttTGAACTTcatgtaaacaaagcagaaagagGGGTGCAGATAAGTTtcttcttccacatgttcatgTCCTCACtgcaaaatgaaatgatttaTACTGATGATGTTAACAGGACTGGGAGAAAGAGCAGCATTTAACATACTACTTGTTAGTTTATCAGAAATACAAActctatgcttttattttacacaacatGATATTAACCATGACTCTGGTTTACAGGTGCTGTGACTGAATGTCCTAAATGGACACATCTCTTCATCTCTACACCTCAGAGGATGGAAGCTCTGAGTGGATCTTGTTTGCTGATCCCGTGTAACTTCAGCAGTAGTGGGAATACTGAGTTTGTCAAAACAAGAGAAATATTTGGACAGTGGTATAAAGAAAACCATCCTACATTCAGACCAAGCAATGTGGTTTTTAACAGTAGTGGGACAGTTCTCAAATATCCAATCAGCATAACTGGAGACCTGAAGGAGAATGACTGCACCACTCTGTTCTCCAACGTAAATGCAACATTTAACGGCATTTACTACTTCAGAATCATGAACTGGCCATTCATGGCAGCAGCTATATGTGATCCTCTGAACATAACAGTGAGAGGTAAGATCATTTTGTTGTctttccctcaggctgtgacttTATTGTGACAGAAGTGAGATCAATTTATGCTTTGTCTGAGCAAGACCCTGTTTAACTTGGGGCTATTTTTCATTGAACATTCAGCTgctagtaactttaatgggacaggaagagttcaagTAAGTgacatgcagagagaggagagagagggaaagacaggatcccagtgtgttaatccccccagcagtctaagccgtTAGCatcataactaagagctggtccgagcctgatccagctctaactataagcttaatAGTTAGGACGatggtttagctgaagaaactgCTGAAACCAATTCAGGTAGGTAAATGAGTGAAAAACAGTCTAGGTATATATCTGGTTTTAAAGTCGTTTCCATGATCTCACTGTTAGTAAAGGGTCCTAAAGTTAAGGGTAAGAGGTTACTAATTTGATCTCTAATCTTTAAGATTAGATCATTAAAGAAGCTCATGAAGTCATCACTGCTGACGGCTAAAGGAATACACGGCTCAATGGAGCTAtgactgtctgtcagcctggctacagtgatgaagaggaatccagggttgtttttattctcttctaatagagaggaggagtagGCAGCTCGAGCATGCTACAGGGCCTTCCTATATTTATTAAGACTATCTTTCCAAAGTGagcaggtttcagttgttttattggagCGCCATAATCTTTCAAGTTTTCTAGTTTGTTTCAGTTCACGGGTTTGAGCATTATACCACAGAGCTAGCATCTGTCTAATAGTCTTCTGTTTAAGGGGAGCGATCAGGTCCAGGGTAACCTGCAGAGAACCTGTAGTATCATCTACAAACTGATCCAGCTGAGAGGGACTGGTGCTAGCATACAAACTTTCAGCTAAGGTTCGACAAAATCCGGAATTTAAAGCAGCAGGGATAGCCTCTTTGAACTTAGCTACGGCACTATCAGACAAGTTTCTGGTTAGTATGTCTTTGTTACCTGGAGTAGAAGCTGATAGGAGGAAATCAAAAGTTACTAAAAAGTGATCTGATAGAAGAGGATTCTGTGGGAAGACTGAAAAGTCCTCTATTTCAAAGCCATAAGCCAGAACAAGACGGAGGGTGTGATTGAAACGGTAAGTAGGTTTGTTTACAACCTGTGAGAAGCCAATTGAGTCTAGCAGGGACATGAACGCAATGCTAAGGCTGTCATTATGAATACAACATTAACGTCTACATGAATATTAAAGTCACCCACAATGACTGTTTTATCTGAGCTGAGGACTagataaaaactctgaaaattcagataaaaatcCAGAGTACGGGTCAGGAGGGCGGGAAAGTATAACAAATAAAACTGGTCGTACAGTTCTAGAAGCTGGATGGGGAAAGCTGAGAACAAGGCCTTCAAAAGAGCTATAGCTTAGTTTGGGTCTAGGGTTAATTTGAAAACTAGAATTAAAAATTGCTGCCACTCCACCACCTCGGCCAGTTACTCAAGGGTTATGAGCATTAAGGTGACAATGAGGAGTAGCTTCATTTAAACTAAGGTATTCATTCTCACacagccaggtttcagtgagtGAGAATAAATCAATGTGATAATCTGAAATAATCTcatttattaaaacagctttataAGCAGGTGATCTAATATTCAATAAACCACATTAAATGTAATGTCAGAATTAAAGTGTCCAGTATCATTCATGGAGAAGCAGAAAAACACATGTTTTACTGTTGATGtatgtatttacatttatatcCTTAGTTTATTCTCAGAATGTTTGTCTCTATGATAAATCTTAACCCACAGATTCTCCTCGGAGCCCCAGAATAGAGATCCCAGGagacctgaaggaggaggagtctgtCACTATAACCTGCTCAGCTCTCACTCCCTGTCCACACTCTCCTCCTAAACTCACCCTGAGTCTCCAAAGAGACTCTTTCAGCaacacagaggaaaacacagatggaACCTTTACAACTAAAATCCAGGAGAGCATCACTCTGTCAGACCACCATGATGGATACAACATCACCTGTTCTGCCACATATCCTGGTAATGAAGGCGGAGCTGTGAGGACACCAGAGGAGACAAAGACTCTCAGTGTTTCATGTGAGACAACCAGAGTTTGATATTGACTCCTGGCAGAATATGATGATTTATGAGATGTcagtttatctttcttttttcctcagaTGCTCCTAAAAACACCTCAGTgtccatcagtccatcagaTTTGGTGTCAGCAGGTACCCTGGTTGACCTGACCTGCTCCAGCAGAGCCAAGCCTCCTGTCAGCAGGTTCACCTGGTTCAGGATCAGCAACAACAGAACTGTGATCGTATCTGAAGGAGAGTTTTACAGCTTTAATGTGACTGAAGGAGGAGTTTATTACTGTGTGGCCACAAATTATCTTGGTGAAGGAAAGTCCTCAGATATCCACCTGCATATCAAAGGTAAGCACATAACTGTGATAAAGTTGGAAAGAGTTCCAGTTATCTTTGGATGAAGTATTTTAAGCAATAGTGTTTATATGCAGGATGAGAAATAATTTAGTGAGAGAAAGTGTTGGACAGAGGAAAACTCACTAAAATGTAGAACCTTAAAAAAGGGCTGAAACCACAAGAATCAATGAGTAAAAGTGAGACTTGAAGACTTCTCCTGAGAGTTACAGATTCATTATTGTACTGCTTAAAGCTTCTCTGAAGGACTTTTATGTTGTCTATCTTTGTTCCTCAGATGCTCCTAAAAACACCTTAGTGTCAATCAGTCCATCAGGTTCGGTGTCAGCAGTGTTATCTTTTGTCTTTTATCCTAAACTGCTGCTGAGTAGCTCTTctcgtttgtttgtttgtttgtttgtctcttatTTTAGTTTAAATGGTTC
This is a stretch of genomic DNA from Notolabrus celidotus isolate fNotCel1 chromosome 17, fNotCel1.pri, whole genome shotgun sequence. It encodes these proteins:
- the LOC117829188 gene encoding sialic acid-binding Ig-like lectin 12, with amino-acid sequence MSVTSFLSVSMSANMFLIVLFVPGAVTECPKWTHLFISTPQRMEALSGSCLLIPCNFSSSGNTEFVKTREIFGQWYKENHPTFRPSNVVFNSSGTVLKYPISITGDLKENDCTTLFSNVNATFNGIYYFRIMNWPFMAAAICDPLNITVRDSPRSPRIEIPGDLKEEESVTITCSALTPCPHSPPKLTLSLQRDSFSNTEENTDGTFTTKIQESITLSDHHDGYNITCSATYPGNEGGAVRTPEETKTLSVSYAPKNTSVSISPSDLVSAGTLVDLTCSSRAKPPVSRFTWFRISNNRTVIVSEGEFYSFNVTEGGVYYCVATNYLGEGKSSDIHLHIKAVSSFRSLLWGSAVGGIVVLLICLAVCVWRIKSKHHPPQTQSQRDDMLTLQQPASQSEDTIHYGEIHFSVRRPEPLSVLVQDSGQEQEQDSVY